One genomic region from Amblyraja radiata isolate CabotCenter1 unplaced genomic scaffold, sAmbRad1.1.pri scaffold_831_ctg1, whole genome shotgun sequence encodes:
- the LOC116970393 gene encoding hepatic lectin-like encodes MNATLVVIDSDGEQEYIRRYRNCDYWIGLHCTTEGTWRWVDGSDYTANVKFWASGQQNGTDGDCAVVSEDGSWQYRPCSSEHLPICEQPGT; translated from the exons ATGAACGCTACTCTTGTGGTCATTGACAGTGACGGGGAACAG GAGTATATTCGACGGTATAGAAATTGTGACTATTGGATTGGACTCCATTGTACGACTGAAGGGACGTGGCGTTGGGTGGATGGCAGTGATTATACCGCGAATGTCAA GTTCTGGGCGAGCGGTCAACAGAATGGTACGGATGGAGATTGTGCTGTGGTGTCCGAGGATGGGTCGTGGCAATATCGGCCGTGCAGTTCCGAACATCTCCCTATCTGTGAACAACCAGGGACGTGA